The Petrotoga sibirica DSM 13575 genome includes a region encoding these proteins:
- the rlmD gene encoding 23S rRNA (uracil(1939)-C(5))-methyltransferase RlmD translates to MDNEEVKIVIEKLVYGGYGMARYAGKIYMVNNVYPGEFVSVIPTRTNKNLVFADLKEILQPSHQRISSKCKHFPKCGGCQWLDYDYKSQLKSKTEIVKEQLERIGKLDSSVVNNIIESDLIWGYRNRMEYAFQKNNKLKLGLNIANSNSVLDIYSCPISPNLFDNIRNKFKEIVNKLDIEIYDKKAKKGILKHLVIRRSFSKNQTMVIIVTNTEYLPHEEEIKQFFQQNFHPYSLIHLMNSSDSVVLRGPYKTLLGEGVLNEEFDDFKFQIPPTSFFQNNYNVTQKLLRYILEYFKNNTQKDATMLDLYSGVGLFSIYFSPLFKHIESVETSKISVKAAIANSHINFTKNVNFILASSKPYLVKNSSKRFDFVILDPPRKGLEKEEIQLLSSMAKKGIIYISCDPSTFARDLNIFAKNGFTLKSVQPFDMFPHSYHIENVGILEKN, encoded by the coding sequence ATGGACAATGAAGAAGTAAAAATCGTCATCGAAAAATTAGTCTACGGTGGCTACGGCATGGCACGTTATGCCGGCAAAATCTACATGGTAAACAACGTTTACCCTGGAGAATTTGTCTCGGTTATTCCAACAAGAACGAATAAAAATTTAGTATTTGCAGATCTTAAAGAAATTCTGCAACCATCCCATCAAAGGATATCTTCCAAATGCAAGCACTTCCCTAAGTGTGGAGGCTGTCAATGGCTCGATTACGATTATAAATCCCAACTAAAATCAAAAACAGAGATAGTAAAAGAACAGTTAGAAAGAATCGGTAAGTTAGATAGCTCTGTTGTTAACAACATAATCGAAAGCGATTTAATCTGGGGTTACAGAAACAGAATGGAATACGCCTTTCAGAAAAATAATAAATTAAAATTAGGTCTAAATATTGCCAATTCAAATAGTGTTCTTGATATCTATTCATGCCCAATCTCACCTAACTTATTTGATAACATAAGAAATAAATTCAAAGAAATAGTCAATAAATTGGATATCGAAATATACGACAAAAAAGCAAAAAAAGGTATCTTGAAACATTTAGTCATCCGAAGATCTTTTTCCAAAAATCAAACGATGGTAATTATAGTTACCAACACAGAATATTTGCCTCACGAAGAAGAGATAAAGCAATTTTTTCAACAAAATTTTCACCCTTATTCACTCATTCACCTGATGAACAGTTCCGATAGCGTTGTACTACGAGGTCCTTACAAAACGCTTCTCGGTGAGGGAGTATTAAATGAAGAATTTGATGATTTTAAATTTCAAATTCCACCAACTTCATTTTTTCAAAACAACTACAACGTCACACAAAAACTATTAAGGTACATTTTAGAATATTTCAAAAACAACACACAAAAAGACGCAACTATGTTAGACCTATACTCTGGTGTTGGGCTCTTTTCAATATACTTTTCACCTCTCTTTAAGCATATAGAATCAGTTGAAACCTCTAAAATTTCAGTAAAAGCGGCAATTGCAAATTCTCATATTAATTTTACTAAAAACGTTAACTTCATTCTAGCAAGCTCAAAACCATACCTCGTGAAAAATTCCAGTAAAAGATTTGACTTTGTCATCTTGGATCCCCCAAGAAAAGGATTGGAAAAAGAAGAGATACAACTACTTTCTTCTATGGCAAAAAAAGGGATTATCTATATATCCTGTGATCCTTCAACTTTTGCCAGAGATCTCAATATATTTGCAAAAAATGGATTCACTTTAAAATCGGTTCAACCATTTGATATGTTTCCACACTCATACCATATCGAAAACGTTGGTATTTTAGAAAAAAACTGA